The following is a genomic window from Antechinus flavipes isolate AdamAnt ecotype Samford, QLD, Australia chromosome 3, AdamAnt_v2, whole genome shotgun sequence.
gtttctgggataagaactcagtatttgacaaaaattgctgggaaaactggaaagcagtatggCATTAACCCCACAACTAATACTCTCTAACAAAATAAGGGTCAAATGgttcatgatatagacataaggagcaatattataagcaaattagttgaacaagtctacctctcagatttgtggagaagggagtaatgtatggccaaagaagaactagagaacattatgaaatgcaaaatggatacttttgattataaaattaaaaagatgttgttcaaacaaaacgaatgcagccaagtttggaagaaaagcagaaaactggggagggggagatttacatccagtgtttcaataaaggcctcatttctaaaatatatagagaattgacttaaatttataagaatacaattcattccccaattgataagtggtcaaaagaaataaataaacaattttcagatgaagaaattacagccatttctagtgatataaaaaagattttgttcaaacaagaccaatgcagccaaaactggaagaaaagcagaaaaccaggggaaaaaattacatccagtgtttctaataaaggcctcatttctaaactatatagagaattgactaaaatttatacaaatacaacttattccccaattgataaatggccaaagaatatgaatagacaattttcagatgaagaaattaaagccatttctaatcatataaaaatgatctaaatcactgttgattagagaaatgcaaattaagataactgaggTACACTTCACACTTcgcaaattggctaagatgacaggaaaaatgatgatcaatgttggagaggatgtgagaaaattgcaACACTAATACGttgttagtggagttatgaactaatccaaccagtttggagagctatttggaactatgctcaaagggctatcaaactgtgcataccctttgatccagcagtgtctctactggacctgtataccaaagagatcataaaaagggaaaaggacccacatgtgcaaaaatgtttgtagcagccctttttgtagtggcaaggaacttgaAAAGGAGTGaatgtccattagttggagaatggctgaataagttgtggtatatgaatataattgaatattattattctataagaaatgagagcaggatgatttcagaaagggctggaaagagttatttttttattaaagctttttatttacaaagctttttatttacaaaacatatgcataggcaatttttctacattgacccttgcaaaaccttttgttccaaagtttctccttccccccaccctctcccctagctggcaagtagtccaatacatgttaaatatgttaaatccaatatatgtatgcatatttatacagttatcttgcctcacaagaaaaatcagatcaagaaagaaagaaaaaaaactaaaaaagcaaacaataactgagtatgaatgctatattgtgttccacactctgttgccagggttctctctctgggtgtagatggctctctatcactgaacaagtgaaactggtttgaatcacctcactgttgaagagagccatgtccatcagaactgatcatcatataatcttcttgtcgctgtatataatgatctactggttctgctcattaccctcagcatcagtttatgtaagtctctccaagcctttctgaagtcatcctgctggtcattttttatagaacaataatattccataacattcataaaccataacttattcagccattccccaactgatgggcattcactcagtttccagtttcttgccactacaaaaagggttgccacaaacatttttgcacacatgggtccctttgcCTGGAAAgggttatatgaactgatgctaagtgaaacaagtagaaccaaaagaacattgtacacagtaatagcaggattatgtgatgatcaactgtgatggacttgaagcttttcaacaataagttgattcaagacaattccaattgatttgtggagagagtcatctgcatccagaaagaggactatggggattgaatgtggatcacaacattttatttttatcatttttgtcattgttatttttgcttgttttttttctttcctgcccccccccccgcctttgatctgatttttcttacacagcatgacaaatatggaaatgtttagaagaattgctcatgtttaatatttattggattatttgctatctgggaagggggtgagggaggagggagagaaaaaaaaatttgggataCAAGGTCTTGcaaaggcaaatgttgaaaactatctttgcatgtatttgaaaaaataaaaagctattatttttttaaaaggagggatTGTGAAAGTAAACTatgattttcataataatgtGAAATCTGTAATTGAATATACTAacaatgtagttttttttttttccccagagctAACATTTTCTCTGAGAATCTACCTTGGGAATCAGTCTCACAATGCAGCTTGAAATGATCAGtcaagtttttgtacaaacaaaacaaatacaaacaagattagaagggaaacaataaactgggaaaacatttttacaatcaaaggttctgataaaggcctcatttccaaaatatatagagaattgactctaatctatcaaaccattctccaattgataaatggtcaaaggatatgaacaggcaattctcagacgaagaaattgaaactatttatagacatatgaaaatatgctccaaatcattattaatcagagaaatgcaaattaagacaactctgagataccactacacacctgtcagattggctagaatgacagggaaagataatggggaatgttggaagggatgtgggaaaacagggacactgatacattgttggtggaattgtgaacacatccagccattctggagagcaatttggaactatgctcaaaaagttatcaaactgtgcataccctttgatccagcagtgtttctactgggcttataccccaaagcgatactaaagaaaggaaagggacctgtatgtgccaaaatgtttgtggcagccctgtttgtagtggctagaagctggaaaatgaaaggatgtccatcaatggagaatggttgagtaaattgtggtatatgaatgttatggaatattattattctgtaaggaatgaccagcaggatgaatacagagaggactggcgagacttacatgaactgatgctgagtgaaatgagcagaaccaggagatcattatatacctcaacaatgatactgtttgaggatgtattctgatggaagtggatctcttcgataaagagagccttaattgatcaaagatggacagaagcagctacacccagagaaagaacactgggaaatgaatataaactgcttgcatttttgtttttcttcccgggttatttataccttctgaatccaattctccctgtgcaacaaaaaaaactgttcggttctgcacacatatattgtacccaggatatactgtaacctattcaacatgtaaaggactgcttgccatctgggggaaggggtggaggggaaaaatcggaacagaaatgaatgcaagggataatgctgtaaaaaattaccctggcatgcgttctatcaataaaaagatattaaaattaaaaaaaaaaaaaagaaatgatcagtcAATTCTTGGCAGTTCTCTCCTGTGtatgtgaaatgaaatgaatcaaaGATTGCAGAACCTGTTCCTGTCACAGAACTCCTGTCCCTCATCAAGTATCAACCCCTGAAATTtgaaacaatcatttaaaactgGACTGGGAGAACATCCATACTATCCTGTGCTTGTGGACTTGTGGGGAACCAATCAGACTGTGGAAATGATTGTATTGTAATccaccttctcccttctttctcacttatgtgtatatatgtttatataaaatctCTGAAACAAAGTCTCCTTCCCAGGAGAGTTTCCAGGTTGCAAAATGCATTGCTCACTTTGAAAATAACTAATTAAACTGCTACTTGATTTCTAAAAACCTGCTTCTAGGCCTTGTTTGCCTGCTCCAACTATTCACAATTTATACACCAATACAATAAAATTCTGTcaatagatctgagttcaaatgtgacctcagacaggTACCAGCTgagtgaccataggcaagtcacttaacctaaattgccttagtttactcacctataaaatgagctgaagaaggaaatagcaaatcacttcatcattactcaaaaaaacaaaacaaaacaaaaaaaaccctccaaatgtgtgaagagtcaggcatgaaatgactgaacaacaatagaatAGAGCACTTTAGGATTTGCAAAACATTCTATTTCTCCATgttcttgtgaggataaaaatcagatatttgtaaagcaaatgCCATAGCACTATATAGtgatagctgttattattataatgcatatatttttctcatccatcttcacaatcctgtgaaataggcACTCTTATAAGAAACCTTAAAGATAAGATTCTAACTCTAAGCCCAGCATTCTGTTCACTTTAGTCTGATGCCTCCTTTAAACATGTGACCTCCAATGAGCAGGAACTCTCTTTATCCCCTTCCATTATGAGATGGCTCGagttacagaatcacagaattttgaaggaagaagaCTTTCCTTGATCCAATGCCCCCCACATTCCAGATAAGCTTCTCCTAAAAGTCCCCCACTAAAGGGAAGCCTGGACCACCCATTTCCAAAGCTCCCCTTCTGGGCAATAATTAGTGCCTCCCATGTCATttgccaaaagggaaaaaaggtaatTGCTTATCTCAGCTGGGCTGCAGACCTGGGAGACACTGGTTTCTAGGAACAAAGACTCAACTCCATTAGAGACTTCATTTGATAACCTAGTTTTAATTAATAGCATCCGTGGGCCGTGTATGGCTCATAGGCAAATCTTGACTGCATCCCTGCCTCCTATGAAGGAGTTCTTCAGTCTGACCCAGGAGGAGGAGGCAGTCTACAGGGATCTGGTAGGGGAATCGGTACCCTCATCTTGTGCACACGTCCTCATTGcactgaaagagaaaaggatatggACAATCGGGTGCTGGAAGGATAGGGTTATATCATGGAAGCTGTGTTCTACTCTGAAATGCATAAAGGACAGGACAGGTATAACCTATCATCAAGGCACATTGTAGTGGATATTTGGAGGGATACTAagatcttgccctcaaggagtttatattctaatgagggaagccacatgtatacatataaacatatgccaagtaaataaaatgtcattGTTTGGAAGGGGGAAGCACTAGCAGGTAggaggaaatggggagggaggaaggggagaaacaaacatttattaagcacttactatgtgccaagaattgtgctaagtactttacaactattatctcatgaGATCCTCATGACCACCCTGGAAGGAAGATGCTACTATCACCACCATTTTGCACTTGGAGAAACTGaaatagaggttaaataaatCACACAGGTAaagaatgtctgaggctggatttgaattcaggtcttcctgactgcaggcccagtgctctatccaataaCATCATCAAGAGTTAGAATGTTATAAGAGATAAAATACTGGCTTTGGAACaaggaagagctggattcaagtCTCACTGCTGACTCATATAGATTGTGGGACCTTGGGTAAAACTCTCTAAGACAGGAGTTGTTAATCTTTTATATATCCTGGCCCATTTTGGCAGACTGGTAATGTTTAAAGACTCCTTTGAAAAACCAggtttttatatgattttatatatatatattctattatatataaataaatgtattatatatattaatatatataaatatactaatataaatgaatgaatgaaaatatatatataaacacataataaattaacaaatttatataaaataaatatgaaattgatatcaaattctttatgactccatttgggatttcttgacaaagatactgggcaagtttgccttttccttctacaattcattttacagatgaggaaactaagtgacttgccgagggtcacacacttaataagtatttgaggcccaAAGtcggaaagatgagtcttcctgtctcctgGAAGAGTATTCTATgtactatggtgccacctagcatCCCTCTAGAGTATCATAAAGCAAGccaattatttagaaataaagatgcaattttttttttccccatgcaaGTTCATGGACTATCTGAAATCTACCACTTGACCCCTGGATGAGGGGGCTGGTGAATCCCAAGTGAACGGTCCCATCTCTAAGACCCTAAGGGAAGAATTTAAATTTCTGGAGGTCACTAGAAGGAACTCCCAATAGCAATGATATCACATGTGGGGACTAAAAATTGATGATGGCTGGAATGACAGTAGGAATTTAATTAATCCGTTTTGATTGTGTGTCAAGTGATTAACAAATGTTAAAATGTGCTCTGTAAAAAGAATTCTGAGGTTGGAGAAATAAGTCTCAAAAGCCAGGGCCAAGGACCtaatctccctctctttcccaacAAATTACAAGAGTAAACTCACTGCTTCTCATTCTCCTATAAAGTTTTCTGCACAACcacaaagcacttagcataatacttggcacataggagATGCTAAATTAATGCTGAAGGTGCCTGTCCCCCATAACCCCAACATGCTAGAGTAGGAGAGGATGCCCAAATGAGCTCTACCCTTGCCCAGCTCAAACAGAGCTCTAACCTGAGGCTTTTCACTGGAGTGAGCGTCTGCAGAGATGCCCAACGTCTGGAGGATAGTTTCCAGGGGAACATAATCCCCAGGTGAGCTCTGGATGAAATGCAGCAGCACCTTGTTACCACCTGTGGGAAAGCAGATCGGCAGCCCTCAGGACTCTGGCAGGATCAGGAGACGGGATGGGAGCCGACTACTGGATCCCATTCTCCATCAAGTGGCAGCCTCGATCCATAGGATACCAATAACGTCCCTGCTTCTTAGGAGTGTCTAGCTCAGAGAGCTCCCTCCCAAGGAATTTCAGAGATAGAAAGGTCCTCAGCAGTCTCCTAGTACAACCCACAATCACAAAGAGCCCTGCTTGGGTGCCCAggagagggaataagcatttatatagcacctactatttgtCAGGAACTGTGTTCAATGCTTTGCTATTCAGAGAATTTAAATCTTCTAAGTATGAGGGAGGGATTAAAATCCTGAGCTGACTCCAACTCAGACAGGGGTCCAAAAATAAGCTGCACTCTTGCCATTATTCATTTAGCGTTAATGTTCAACAGACTTTTGTACAAGTGtataaaataactgctttttataattgtaaaaatattggaacaaaatattattattagtgttaTCATTATTCTTATCAGGGTGGAGTctggaaaacccaagttcaaaaccTTCCTtgtatacttactagctgtgtgacaatggacaaatcactgatctttttttttttttttgctcatctataaaataaggataaagatGGTCCTTACCTACTCAATAGAGTTTCAAGGGTCAAAGGAAATAGTGTAAACAAAATGCTTTAGTAATCTAAGATTGCTATAGAAATGGTCACAATTCTTGTAGCAGTTGacagtttgcaaaacattttacatacatcATCTGATTTAATCTCTGAgatcatttatttttcacattttatagataacacaagttaaatgacttgtccaagatcacacagctggcaaATATCATGGGCAGACCATCCTAACTAATTTCATTCACTAGGGCCAGGATGCTAGAGAAGATGAGATGATTCTTTGGGGATACATTCTGGGTCCTAACTTGCTTCAGGGCAGAGAACAGGCCTGAGTCTAATACTACCCAGTCTTCCTGATTGGAAGACCATCCCACTATCCCTCTTCCGAAATCACTGACCTTTGCTAACAATTAACATCCCTCCACTTTGCAGGAGGTCACCGGACAAGTTCCCGTGGATGCCAATGGCCTTTGCCTGTGGGAAGGAAGCAAAAATCAGGTCACTGGATTACTGTCAATCCCAGAGAAACAAGGAGCAAAGCTGTTTACAACCTCCTTCACTGACCTTGGCGGCTACATCCCGGACTGGCTTCCCAACAGCTGCTGGGATGATGCTCAAGCTATTGTATCtgtgaaaagagaggaagaaaaagaaggagaaaaggagagggggaaaggaagaaggatagaataaaagcaagaaaaggaaagtagaagagagagagagaaggaagaaagatgaggaaaaagataaGGGAAAGTGAAGAGAGGACAGGACAAGAGAGGAGTGGAGAAgacaggagagaaggagagagggaaagagggagagattgaaaaggagagaaagacgggaaggagggggaaaggaaaagggagacaagaaaaagaagaaataagggaaagaaaaggaaaaagaaggagaggtagaagaaaataagtaaaagaggagagggaaagaaggaggagagggagaaggaaagtaggaaaagaaaaaagggagggagaaagaagatgagagaaaagaggtggaaaggggagaaaaaagagaaagaagaagatggacaatggagataggagggaagaaagggagagagaagagaagggagaaggagaagagaaaggaaatggaggagaagatgggagaaggaaaagggagaggaataagagaagaaaaaaaagaagagagtaagagaaaaagaatgaaagggagaagggaaagggacatggagaaaggaaaaggaaaaaggagaaaagggaaagaggagagagtgaagaaagaaaaagggaaggagaagagaaagaaaaaaacagaaggggaaagtagaaggagaggaagatagaaggaaaagtggagagagagaatgaaggaaggaggggagagagaagaaggagggaagaaatacTATGTTAAGCTCTTTAataatattatgtcatttaatcctcacaagaaGCCTTCAAGAAAGGGCTATCATGCCCACTTTTACATCTGAGGCAACTTTAGCAATCGAGATAATCAATGGCTTACCCAGGGTTACATTgtatcagaagccagatttgaattcaagtgtacctaactccaggtccagggcTCTAAACTATATCAGCTACCCTTGAAATCATAATTAATAGCTAGTATTGATGTTGTCCTTGAAGGTACATAAAGCCCTTTACAGATATAATCCTTAAGAGGGAGCGGGGAGTCAGACTGTAGAAGGCTTTCAACACCAGACACTCAGTAGTTTTTGCTTTATCCTTGAGACAACAGGGAAACATTTCATGATCTTGAAAAGCCATGATGGGGTCAAACCCGCATTTTAGGATTAGCCTAGAAAGAAGCCTAGATGGAGTAGAGAAGGAGTCTGGAGGCACCAGGTAGTTAGAGGCTGGCTAAAATTTGTATGGCCTGAGGGTATTTTTGGCTGACATCTGATCAACCAAGAGAAGACTGGGAACACATGGAAGAGGGAATATTGAATAGGGAGGTATAATATCAGTGCCTTGTCCCCACTCCCAATTTACTTCAGAGACTACCTACTAGTCCCCCTCACAGGCTCCCACATCACACCCACCTCTTAAATCCCAGTTCCTTGTAACTCTGCTTACTTTCATCAAGATAAAGCTCTGAAAAACAGGTGGAAAGAAGAGATTAGATAAACTTGGGGAAATGTGCATGAACAGaaacaagaaagcaagaaaataacaGACAAGACAGTGAATGACAATCACAATCAGGTAGATGAAGACCAGtaccaaaaagaaatcaaagactgAGTCACTGACAATCCtggaaaagagataatgaaacaCACCAGTCTCCAGAGAGCTGACATTTGGAGAACAAAAGGTGACTAAGTGCCATAGCAGGTAaaggctagatttggagtcagatagACTTCTATTTGAAGGCTGCCTTAGATATTAGatgtctgatcctgggcaagttaaaaaaaaaaaaaaaaaaaaggtcagttgcagttttctcatctataaaatgggcataataatgttatatatttttcaagATTGAGGATCAACAGATAACAAatcaataattatatatgtaacttatttttaatttaatttttaatattttaaaaaatcttcaagtagcattttaaaaaaaatattggtcCCTCCCATTATATCTCCCAACCAattaagcaattttttaaaagtcccaaTATATATCTCCATAGTCCAATAAAAAAATTCCCCACACTAGCCATGTCTAAAAACATATATCTTGCATTTATTGCCTGTTAGGAGAtaagtagtgttttttttttttaatttctattttatttttattattatttttatcttcattcatACACTCCTGGTTTATCATTGTGTTGATTAGTTTTCTCAAGTCTCTCATAGATGATTTCTCTATGTTGTTATCAGTATGTAcatttttctcctagttctgctgtAATTCTTCATAAAAGTTTCTCAACTTCctccaaaattatccatttcaacATTTCTCCTAttaacctgggaagacttatttGAAATGATACAA
Proteins encoded in this region:
- the PRXL2B gene encoding prostamide/prostaglandin F synthase isoform X1; translated protein: MSALDLARVGACVLKSVATGEAVELRSLWQERTCVVLGLRRFGCVVCRWIAQDLSSIKDLLDQHDVRLVGIAPETLGLQEFQEGNYFKGELYLDESKQSYKELGFKRYNSLSIIPAAVGKPVRDVAAKAKAIGIHGNLSGDLLQSGGMLIVSKGGNKVLLHFIQSSPGDYVPLETILQTLGISADAHSSEKPQCNEDVCTR
- the PRXL2B gene encoding prostamide/prostaglandin F synthase isoform X2, producing MSALDLARVGACVLKSVATGEAVELRSLWQERTCVVLGLRRFGCVVCRWIAQDLSSIKDLLDQHDVRLVGIAPETLGLQEFQEGNYFKGELYLDESKQSYKELGFKRYNSLSIIPAAVGKPVRDVAAKAKAIGIHGNLSGDLLQSGGMLIVSKGGNKVLLHFIQSSPGDYVPLETILQTLGISADAHSSEKPQCNEDVCTR